Within the Glycine soja cultivar W05 chromosome 3, ASM419377v2, whole genome shotgun sequence genome, the region GGAGAAAAATGAATGTGTTTATTTAGATCATCGTTTTCTTTTAATCGGCCAAAAGATCAAATATATTAGATAGGGTACCAGTGGTACCAAAACAGAACCATTACatagaaaattaacaaaatcagATCGCATGCATATGCTATGCATGACCTCCCTCAGTCAACACAAATGCCTACACTCCCACCTATACATATGCTATGAAGACCCAATACCCCAATTGGTTCCACCTGCTAAAGCCCTAACGAGTTGTCTTTCACGATGGACGCACCCGCAAGTGGTGTATGACTCTCGGTTAATTTCTAAACTTGAAAGAAGGTCAAGTATCTTGACTATCTCgacttaatttttcttttattggctTGTTCCCACGAATGCACCGCCATTCATGACAAATTGGAAATTACTTCTTGTTGTCAATCAATTCTATTTCTAGGTCGGTTCCTTTTGTACATACTTTGTAGTTGGTCCTTGTGAGAGCTAGTTTGACAAATTAATGGAGTGTTGGTTGGCACGCGTTAGATGAGACGGAGATCCCAGTGATGAAAAAaggagaggagagagaaaattgttttaaaaatttgattaagtTACTAAAATATTCCTAAATTTAGTTACGGAAAATAAAAGGAgtggtgagtttttttttttaaaaaaatattttggtgtAGATTGTTAATACActtcaacttaaaaaaaagtgtataaaGATTAGTATTTTTcactaaacaaaatttatatatatatactaacattataagaaaaattacttttatatattagaaatttaaaataagatattaaattactaaattattcaaattaGCGAGCGATttctcttaaataaataaaaagttatacaaAAGTAATCTACGCATAGAATTTCTCTTTTGGAATTTCAATGCTATTCAAAATTGTTGGCATGTTAAGTGAGAACATAACCTGTACATTCCTCTTAATTGACAACGGCAACTATAGCTATGttttttgtcttgttttcacaatttaCTCGACAGTTTATGTGTCACAGAAACATGCATGGCTCCACACAGAATGGTTCAAACGCCAAACGAACAAGGCAATCGACGATTTAGGGACGACATTAGcaagtcaatttttttaacctAAATCATCATTAATTTCGTAGACATAATGCTATCGTCCACCACACTAGATGAGGAGGGAAATAGGaggttaataagaaaaaaaaatcaatttactcTTCTAAATACGAAGCAGatcaaatgaaaatatctaaatataaatcattaatattaaaaGCAAAATGCACAAGATTTCGTTAAGTGTCCGATCATGTGACTGCTGAATaacttctaattttaataattcgTGTATGATTGTATGATcgatccaaaattaaatttctcacattcttaaaataaaaactattttcacTTATATAATACAATCTCATATATGAGCATATCAAATGAAAACTCTCTCATGATAAATGAGAAGCATAAATATAAACTATTAGATCTTATTTAAATGCtcaagattaaattaaaaatacaacttatatgatttttttcaaaattcacaattttttgaatggtcacaaaatattaaatttttatcattacGTATGATTATTATATGATATAGATTTACTctcttattttcatataaaaatgacATTCTCAATTGATATGTCTCCtatatacataaattttttttattaagttttataCATATTTGGGGgcatctaaaataaaatatcgctaaaatatatattcagaTTCAAATTAAtggcaaattaaattaaactagtaaattttttttactatactctatagattaaaaaaaaaaaaagctttaagAATTGAGGTAATCATAATCAAACTCAAATAGCATCTGGGTCTTGAATTCTTTTAATCCCCCGCGCATAGCCCAGCAGCATGCAATACTAGATTTGAATTATTGACAGTAGGAACTTCAGAGACAGATGTGACCTAATTATTCTCTTGCCATGCCGCATATGAGTTTGAAGTTGAACGTCGTGGCTTGCTAGGCCACCTCCGCTTGGCGGTGGTGACGGCGGTGCGGCGGTAGGAGGCTCCATTGAATACGAAGACGAATTGGAACGGAAAATGAACTCTCAGTGGGATTGTGTAGGTTGTTCTTCCATTTTGCAAAATATCTGAGGGTCTCGAGGGAGAGGAAGAAAAGGTTTGGGTAGACACTGGAAATTACAATCACGTAAGGAAGGGGGTGGGGACATTTTGGAAAAACATAAAGACACTAACAATTAAAACAACATGCATGTGTGATGTGTCAGTCACATGCCAATGTCTGTTAACGAAATAAACGCACTATTGGTATAGTCCCTCCAACAGCATCTTCAACAAGactatttatacaaattatttaattttaagtaacaTTGTTTAACTTCTTTTCTATTGGAATAGATAATGATGGATCCAGAATTAGTTTTTTGGAGGACAAAAAATGATCTAATAttctttcaaacaaaaaattatataagctttattaaaaatgataataaaaaattaaaaacaataaaatttaaatagatcAACTGGATAAATtagtatcaatttatttttttcttttatcttttataattatttacattcactttattaaaaaaaattatcttgtgaaatcaaaatctatttttttatgagaataaaaaaagttattcaatatattcaaataaaaaatatattttgtgggaaGAATTACCCACATTACCTAACATTTAGATCCACTCATAAGAGTAGATGATATGATATTACTTAACAAATTTatactataaataaaatatttttaaatactataagatctacaaaattaaattagttactcattttaacaatttaaatatttaaataaatttttatataaaatatttaaatttatataaaattataagactcacaaaattataataataaacaatttatCTTAATACATACATTATAAATGCTCTAAGCAATCAAAATCAATGAATCATACACAAACACTGAATCCATGTAAACGAGACACAAACAATGAAGAGGGTTTAAATATGAGCCATTACTAGGTGGATCACTTAAGCCTTTATATTAATTATCACGTGGTCCATAGTGGAACATTCTTTTAAGCCTTTATATTGATtatcactttaatttttataataagtaataaatacaattaattttatattattttatactaattaaattatatatatagggaaggattcattaagaaaattgttcacactaaataatttttgttacttgaatatattgaataatttttttcttataaagaaATAAGTATTGCTCccattagaaaattattttaaaatataaatataaaaagttgaaaaatacaaaaaaaaagaaattaatattaattttattttttaatttttattattttcaatttttctaatacatttttaataaaatttatatcatattttatctgaaaaaatattagattttatttttctcctctaaaaaaatttataaatcgggcaatatatatatatatatatactttgtcCTCCTCTAGATTCGTTCATGTGCTTTGAACTCGACCCCGCAATAACACAAGCGAAAACAAAAGTGACAAAAGTGACAATACAGAAAACCCTTCTTTTAGTTCAGATTTGGCATAGGTTTCAACAAATTATGAACTTTTGTTCAGAACGCTCTATGTTTCTGTGTGCAAAGGAGTAATatcaatcaatatcaaagaaaaagaatattcaaaaaactaaaattacttTAAACTTTAAAGTGCAGGGAGTGACAAGGAAGTGTGTGAGCGACACAGGGAGAGCCGGTGAAGCATGTCGAAGACGAAGCGAGAGTCAGAGTCAAAGTGGAAGCCAATTTGAGGAGGCGGTGACGTTGCTGGCTGAAACTAAGGTTTTGGGAGAGAAGAAGAtagtggatgccagggaggaaAAAAAACCGCCATCGGAGATGGTGCCAACCAACAGTGACCAGAAAGATTCTTGTGGGAGGTTGCGGATTCCGTGTAAACTAACtcacaataacaaataaatccAACGGTTCCAAATTATTGTCCAATGGATCATCTTGACCACCTATCAAGTGATCCACGATAGAAttgatgtttttagtttttgtaattaagtttgtttttttttttttataaaaaaaaaattgttcattttaAGTTTATGATAGtttgtacttcttatttttaattcttataaatttatttttttttaaattttgatttttgtaaatatagaTAGACTTTCAAAGACTAagaatgaaaaagttaaaatcttaaaaagattaaaattaaataagtaagACAAATCATTAAGAGTTTATTGGatgaaatcaaataaaatgaaagtaaattaagataaaaaaatttacattaaaataaagtataaaaatatcaatttcacgttattttacttgtttattttttaaaaaatcagctGCAAACGTACCTATACTATACTAAACCttaatataataactaaagtagaaaagggtagaaaaaaaaaagaagaaacaggAATGCGCCAAGCAACATCTGAATATTCAAAAGCCATGGTACGGACCCAGAAAATAATGACAACTGTGTTAGCGCGTGGAGTGGAAGTTTCCTAGCAAATTAACCAAATGATACTTATGcaatttcttgtttttcttcatttcaCTCGGATTGCCATTTGTCTTTTTGCACCTTTGCCTAACTTTCTCAGTCATTGATTCTCCGAAGTCGCTAGCTAGTAGCACttgatctctctctctctctctatatatatataaatacatcaCGAGGTGTAGTTCGTGAGAATTGGTCTTCACCGATAACGAAGAAAATTTTCTCGTTGTTGTTTCGGCACACAAGTGAGATCAAAGATGGGAAATATGCCACCAGGTTATCGCTTCTACCCCACAGAAGAGGAGCTGATTTTGTTCTATCTTCACAATAAGCTTGAAGGAGAAAGGGAAGACATGAATCGAGTTATTCCAGTCGTTGATATATACGACTACAACCCATCTCAACTCCCACGTAAAAATcttacatatatattatattcccctcatctccctctttctcttttcatttttctatttttttttcctttcaatcaaAATGGAGATGACTTGAAAGCTATGATTCGAGTTGTTTTATTTAACCAAGCACATtctatataatttaatgttacttttttttaaaaaaaaaattattgaccatAATACCGTAAATTAATGTTGTTGATATTATTCTCTGATCAAGATTGGAGAAAAGGATCCATGTACAGTCCTTTTGGCTTCATGAGAATTGCTCatgagttttatatatatatatatatatactagttTTGCGCATGCAATTGGCAAGTATATTTGATATTAAACTTGATTCACTGAAACAAGATGCAATTAAgtctatatatattgtatacttACCTTGTAACTTAGCCGAATCGATGAACTTTTCTTTTACGTTCCGGGTCAAATCTGTATATGTTGCtagtaaaatattaatatttatatatattttttatttggtttgcaGAAATTTCAGGAGAGGCAAGTATGGGAGACACGGAGCAATGGTTCTTTTTCATTCCGAGGCAAGAGAGTGAAGCCAGAGGAGGAAGACCAAAGCGTCTCACAACTACAGGGTACTGGAAGGCCACAGGGTCTCCTAATCATGTTTATTCTTCGGATAATCACATCATCGGAATTAAAAGGACTATGGTTTTCTATAGTGGAAGAGCTCCAAACGGAACCAAAACCGATTGGAAGATGAATGAGTACAGTGCCATCAAAGGTGAACCATCATCCTCTATTTCCAATAAGGCTGTTCCCACGGTACGTATTATATTTACTGCATGTCTAAGATTTAGGGCTAGCTTGATTATATTTTGTTGGCTACTTAATTTGTTTAATCCTTAAGCTTTATCGTCTCTAGCTACTCTCTTCCtctaaaaaacaataataaaaaattcttctCTACTCTCTAGGATTCTCGGTCCTCTTCCTTCTTCTGAAATATCAGAATTTGAGCACCCTTCTGAaccagaaaaaagaagaagaagaaattgagCATTCTTATTTCTTACGAATGCAGCGACACAGATTGACATTTCACTGAATTttattaagtaataaaatagtaaaaaccAAAATAATCTGTGCTCGAGATATTTCGTAAGTATTTCgtacattaaaaattttgatcATAGTACTCAATATTGTTCTCAGTGGATAATTAACTTACAAGTTACAATTAATCAACCATTCAGTCAGAACAATTTGGTTTGAATATCAGtgcaattttaaatatttgttacgTGACAGTGCAGTTCGATCTATATTCATATAATTGTTTACAGATCAATATCACAGTTGCACTTCTTAATATATGACTAACCTTTTGATTGTACTATATACAATGAATTAATTGCAGTTAAGGAAGGAATTCAGTTTATGCCGAGTGTACAAAAAATCAAAGTGTTTGAGGGCATTTGACAGACGACCACCTCCAAGGAGGGACGTAGTTAGCTATTCCGGTGCTCAAAATGTAGAAGAGCAACAAAAGGGTTCAACATTATATGATTATCATCATAAAATAATGGTGAAGAGAAGTACAACGTGTTCACCAGAGACTTCTACTTCCTCCGGAGACCATGACCAACCCCCTCTTCACGGTGAGGAAACTACTCAAATGGATGTTGACCCTTTTTTGGATTGGGAGAAAGTGGATTTTTTCTTGGGATCAGAACCATGAACAGATCTAATCCAATATATCTGTGcaatatctatctatctatgcATGGCTTGCTGCTACAACACCGAATAAGTTACACTCATGATCAGTCATCACCGAATAAGCAGAAGCCAGAAGgttatgttaattattaattacgtATGTCGCATGCAGAACCTCTACTTTATAAACTTGTTAGATTTCTTGCTAGTTTTGTAAAGATGTGTAGTGGCTCATTTGTCTGATCAACTATCACAAATTAAGTCTTCATCATCTTGTGATGAATCGCACCAATATgatatctttgttttttttttctttaaaaaaaatgttaatgtaATGATTAAAAAGACAAGGATATCATGTATAAACTCAAATGtgtgagattattttttaactagttAATTGAGTTTTAATTAATCTGAACATAAACTAAACtcttttaaaaatgtaatacactttttaatagattattttgaaCACATTCGATAGAAATCTATTAGATATTATATAAAACTGTGGGTCAATTCTCTTATTTAATaacttttgttaatttttttaaattattttaaatatattttaactactAGCAAAGAatgtgtttaaaataatttctaatatattttaactaatacttatcaattccaaaatgttattttatgaattaatcTTCTTATACTTAATTAGATTTCTTTCGAATTAAATTCTTACATaagttttttctctctttccataaaaaatacaacaataaaTAAGGGTGTTAATGGAAAAGTAATACTgtcttgattttataaaatggtATGcatttaaatatgatatttcttttcttttcttttcttttttactgcAAAATATGATATTTCTAACTATTAGCTTAAGggttgaaataaattaaaactctCAAGgtgatatataaattaaaatgaacacTAATTAAGGATATATGATATATGAGTtgtatctatttttaattcatacggattaaaaaaattaaaatggataaaatatctaataagttgttttttatatgatttcatACAAAATAAGCATCCATGTTAATTGGAGGGGAAGGAAAGGCATtgacttaattattaattatatcagGCACAGACCCGAAGCCTCGCTCTACTCCTTCCACGCTGTAagtctttcaaaaaatattctaacttttttttgaaaaaatgtattttatcgAAGCAAATGGATTGACCTCCCTAAAATACGTCATTAATGGTCCTTGGTGCATCTCAAATCCCTAAAACCTAGCTCCACTTGACCACAAATCGAGTTGAACTAGTAGTTTAGTACTATGGGTCTTTAGGTGTAAATTTCTCTAAAAGTAtttttagatgaaaaaaataagaagaaaaaaatgaaatgaacttctctattaattaaaatgagttTTTCATTAACTAATTTATAGATGTCatctcatattttaaaaaaattatattggtgagtttctaaaaattaattatgaagaatttatttttgcttatagaaaagttcatctcatttttttttttatttttttaaaagtactcTAAAAAAACTTACCAAAGCAGACCCTATATATTTTCCAACAAACAGAAGT harbors:
- the LOC114407225 gene encoding NAC domain-containing protein 90-like, yielding MGNMPPGYRFYPTEEELILFYLHNKLEGEREDMNRVIPVVDIYDYNPSQLPQISGEASMGDTEQWFFFIPRQESEARGGRPKRLTTTGYWKATGSPNHVYSSDNHIIGIKRTMVFYSGRAPNGTKTDWKMNEYSAIKGEPSSSISNKAVPTLRKEFSLCRVYKKSKCLRAFDRRPPPRRDVVSYSGAQNVEEQQKGSTLYDYHHKIMVKRSTTCSPETSTSSGDHDQPPLHGEETTQMDVDPFLDWEKVDFFLGSEP